In Exiguobacterium acetylicum, the genomic stretch ACTCGATTCACTCGCGGCGTTCCCTGCGATATAGAAGTCATCGACCCGTGCGATATCGAGATCACACGCGTCAAGCAGTGCTGCATCCTGTTCATACCCATGATTGATGATGACTTCATCAATTGGAATCTCGACGATTTCCTCTGTTTGACAGTCGATCAATTCAACTGATGCGATCCGTTGATGATCGGGACTTGCGATCAGCTTGTGAATCGTCGTGTTGAGGAGACAAACAGCCGAACTTTTAACGAGCTGGTCGACTTGCGCCTCGTGCCCCGAGAAACAATCCCGGCGATACGTGACGTAGACTTTTTTCGCGACCGGTTCGAGCTCATTCGCCCAGTCGATCGCAGAGTTCCCACCACCTGATACGATGACGGTCTTTCCTTTAAAGCGCTCGATTGATTTGACCGTATAGTTCAAGTTCGACACTTCAAAGCGCTCCGCACCCTCGACCTTTAGTTTTTGTGGATTGAGGATACCGCCGCCGACCGCGACGATGACCGTCTTCGAATAATGGATCCGTCCCGATTCCGCTTCTAAGACGAAGTTACCGAAGACGTCTTTTGCGATCGAGATGATCTTTTCATTCAATTGAACGGTCGGTTGGAACGTCAGTCCCTGTTCGACGAGTTGAGCCATGAGTTTTTCCCCGGTGATCGGTGGCTGTCCACCGACGTCCCAGATCATCTTTTCCGGATAGACGTGCAGTTTTCCTCCGAGTTCTGCTTGATACTCGATCAATTTCGTCTTCATGCCCCGAAGACCACTATAGAACGTCGAATATAACCCTGCAGGTCCTCCGCCGATGATCGTTACGTCGAACAACTCCTGTTCCCTCATCTCACTCACTCCTCATCTTTGATTACGATTGATTATCATTCTCACTCCCTCATGATAACGTGAACATCTCTTGAACACAAGAAAAAATGTTGACAGCGTTTTTACAGGACTGGTATGGTTAATGAGACGATAGTGATAATCATTATCAGTGAAAACGGAGAGAACAACGAAGGAGTCGTCGCGTATGGTACGTCTAGCAACAGAAGAAATCAATATCGGCTACGGTGATCGTCCCATCGTCAAAGACTTGTCCGTCCAAATTCCCGATCGACAAATCACGACGATCATTGGGGCGAACGGATGTGGCAAATCGACTTTATTGAAAGCGATGACACGGATCATTCCTCATCAGTCAGGACGTGCATTGCTCGATGGTCTCGATATCGCCAAGGAAAGTACGAAGCTACTTGCCCGGAAGATGGCTATTCTGCCACAAACTCCAGAAAGCGCAAGTGGTCTGACGGTCGCAGAGCTCGTCTCATACGGTCGTTTCCCGTACCAAAAAGGATTCGGACGCTTGACGAAACACGATTACGAGATCATCGATTGGGCACTCGAAGCAACGGATACGATGGCATTCAAACACCGTCCGGTCGATGCGCTGTCGGGTGGTCAACGTCAACGGGTCTGGATTGCGATGGCACTCGCCCAAGAGACGGACATCATCTTCCTCGATGAACCGACGACTTATCTTGATCTCGCCCACCAACTCGAGGTGCTCGAACTGCTCGAACATCTCAACCGGACCGAAGGACGGACGATCGTCATGGTCCTGCATGATTTGAATCAAGCGGCACGGTTCGCCGACTATATCATCGCCATGAAAAACGGTGAAGTCGTCAAAGCCGGAACGTGTGAGGAAGTCATCGCAAAAGACGTCTTACAAGAAGTATTCCATATCGATGCTGAAATCGGACGCGATCCGCGGACGAACAAGCCGATGTGTATCACCTACAACTTAATCAAGGGAGATTGAATCATGAAGAAACTACTTTTACCGGTTCTACTCATTCTCACGCTCGTCATCGCAGCGTGTGGCAATACAGAGAAGAAGGACAATGCAGCATCTGGGTCGAAAAACGAGACGATCACGTATAAATCGGAGAATGGTGACATTAAAGTTCCGGCTAATCCAAAACGTGTCGTCGTCCTCGCTGGTTTTGCCGGCAACGTCATGGCACTCGACGTACCTGTCGTTGGTGTCGATTCGTGGTCAAAAGCGAATCCGAAGTTCGACAAACTCAAGGACGTCACGGAAGTATCGGAAGAGAACGTTGAAAAAATCATCGAACTCGAACCAGATTTGATCATCGGCTATTCGACAACGAAAAACCTCGATAAAATCAAAAAGATTGCTCCGACGGTCACGTACACATACGGAAAAGTCGACTACTTGACGCAACACATCGAAATCGGTAAATTGCTCAACAAAGAGCAAGAAGCACGCGACTGGGTCAAAGACTTCAAAACACGCGCTGCTGCTGCCGGTAAAGACATCAAAGCAAAAATCGGTGAAGATGCTACTGTTTCTGTCATCGAAAGCTTCGATAAACAACTCTACGTCTTCGGCGATAACTGGGGTCGTGGAACAGAGATTCTCTATCAGGAAATGAAATTGAAAATGCCGGATAAAGTTACGAAAATGGCATTAAAAGACGGATACTACGCGTTGTCACCAGAAGTCCTTCCTGAATACGCAGGCGACTACCTCGTCTTCAGTAAGAGTGCGGAAGCGGACAACTCATTCACGAAAACAGATACGTTCAAGAACATTCCAGCTGTCAAAAACGATCGTGTCTTCGAAGTCGATTCAAAGGAATTCTACTTCAACGATCCACTCACACTCGAACGTCAACTCGAGTTCTTCAAGAAAAGTTTCCTTGGCGCATAATGAATAAGGGAGGGAACCTGCGGGATCCCTCCCTTTTTTTGTGGCTCACTCACTGAATCAGAAATGGAGGCGACATTCATGTCAGCTGGTCGAATTCCGTTCGGCATTAAAATCACACTCGGTCTCGTCCTCTTTTTCGGGATGTTCTGGATCGCAATGACGTTCGGTGCCGCCGATACGACGACGCGCGAAGTCTGGAACGCTTTGACTTTCGGACCGTTGAATGAAAAAGCAAAAATCGTCCAGGAAATTCGCTTGCCGCGGGAACTGGCAGCAATCCTCGTTGGAGCGGCACTCGGTGTCTCAGGTGCCATCATGCAAGCGATGACACGCAATCCCCTCGCCGATCCTGGTCTGCTCGGTCTGACGGCAGGAGCAAATGCGGCACTGGCGCTCGTCATCGTCCTTTTTCCGAAAATTGACTACTTCGGGATCATGATCGCGTGTTTCGTCGGAGCAGCACTCGGGGCAGCACTTGTCTTTGGAATCGGCGCTTCGAAAAAAGGCGGCTTCTCTCCGCTCCGGATCGTCCTTGCCGGTTCCGCGATCTCAGCGTTTCTGTACGCGATTGCGGAAGGCATCGGGATTTACTTCAAGATTGCCCAAGATGTCTCACAATGGACGTCCGGGGGACTCGTCGGGTCGACATGGGGACAACTACAAGTCATCACGCCGGTCATCGCGATTGGCATCGTGATTGCGTTTATTTTCTCGCGGCAATTGACGATCCTCAGTCTTTCGGAAGAAGTCGCGCTCGGACTCGGACAGAACATCCAGCGGATCAAAGCGGTGCTTTATGTCGTCGTCATCCTGCTTGCCGGTGCTGCTGTTGCCCTCGTCGGCAACATGGCGTTCATCGGGCTGATGATTCCGCATATCGTCCGCGCAATCGTCGGGACGGACTATCGGTTCATCCTGCCGATGACCGCGATCTTTGGTGCGACATTCATGTTGCTTGCCGATACGATTGGACGGACACTATATGCACCCTATGAGACACCAGTCATCGCAATCGTCTCGATGCTCGGGCTACCATTCTTCCTCTTAATCGTTCGGAAAGGAGGGCGTGCTTTCTCATGATGGAATCTCGTTTACGCCGTCGCCAGCAACTGACGTTTTGGACGTTACTGGCACTATTAATCGCAACACTCGTCGTCAGCATCGGTCTTGGACCTGCTTCTCTCTCGTACGATCGTTTACTGCCGACGTTACTTGGAAACGGATCGTTCAAAGAGGAGTTCGTCCTCTATTCGCTCCGCTTGCCCCGACTGCTCATCACCGTCATGGCAGGAATGGCGCTTGCCTTATCGGGTGCCATCTTACAAGGCATCACCCGCAATGAACTCGCTGATCCTGGTATCATCGGCATCAATACGGGAGCTGGCGTCGCCGTCGCCTTGTTCTTCCTGTACTTCCCGACCGATGTCGGGTCATTCATCTATCTGTTACCGATTGCTGCCTTCTTCGGTGCACTCGTGACTGCGACAGCGATCTACTTGTTCTCGTACGACCGCATACAAGGACTCCAACCGATCCGGTTGATTTTGACGGGTGTCGGCTTCTCGATGGCACTGTCTGGAATCATGGTCATCCTGATTTCGTCGACGCGTCGTGAAAAGGTCGACTTCATCGCGAAGTGGCTCGCCGGTAACATCTGGGGAACGGACTGGATTTTCGTCTACTCACTCTTACCGTGGTTGCTCGTCTTGATTCCACTGACATTCTATAAGGCGAATAAGCTCAATCTGCTTGCCTTGAATGAACCGGTCGCGATTGGTGTTGGCGTCGCGATTGAAAAAGAACGGATTCAACTCTTGTTGACAGCTGTCGCGCTCGCTGCTGCTGCCGTCTCCGTGACAGGGGGAATCTCCTTCATTGGTTTGATGGCGCCACATATCGCTCGAGCGCTCGTTGGACCACGCCATCAGTTCTTCCTGCCAATCGCCCTCTTGCTCGGCGGCTGGTTGCTTGCGTTCGCTGATACGATCGGACGCAACATCGCGGGACCAGACGGGGTACCGGCTGGGATCGTCGTCGCCTTGATCGGAGCACCATACTTCATCTATCTCCTGTTGAAGAAATAATCAAAAATCCGCATCAAACAGCTTCTTTTTCGCTGATTGATGCGGATTTTTTGCTTTACCGTTTCCACCACGCACGTTCGATTTCACCCATCGAGACGTACGCGGGATCGATTTGTTTGGCTAACCGGTTTAGTCGAGTGACACCTAGACTGACTCCACCAACCCAAAAGAGGAAGATGCCAAATAGATAACCAGGGGAACTTGGAATCGACAGCATGACGACAGCAATCAACCACGCTACGACATAACCGATGATTGTCAAACGAGCTACTTTTTGAACAGTTTGTTGATAGATAGTCGGTGTTAAATACGACTTCATGAGTCGTAGCCGGACGATTTCTCGAGCGACTGCGGTCGCGCAAAGACAAAAGAGCATGATTGGGAAAAAGACGGATGCAATTGACGTCATAAACCAAGCAAATACTGCAAAAATCAATCCAGGGATCAAAAAGAAATAGGCGACGACACGCACCGGTCGTTTCATTACATTCAGACGTGCTTGTCGCTCGAATAGGTGTTCCATTGCGATGTTCCTTTCTGTCTGACGAAGCGGGCTACTTCTCCGTCACTGATATAGTCCGGATCACGCGCCCCATCACGTCGGATGATCCATTCGCTGATGAAATAGAGCGGTGTTAAAATCGCAAAAATTGCCACAAGCATCTGCCAGAACGGTCCCTCGATCGTCTGGGTGATGACGACCGTCAAGACAGCGTACAGCAGGACGTGACTACCAATGCGGAGTAAAAATTGGCGACGGACCTGCGCTTTTGAGATGTAGCCGTCTAAAATTTTTCGTTTTTTTAGTTGGTAGCGAAAATCAGAGCCGAGAAAAAGGGCTGGAATCGTCAAAATCAACAAGGGGATATCGGTCCACTCGATCAGCATACCAACTGTTATGAATAAGAGCACGTTCCAGTACCAGCGTGTGCCGAGCCACTCGACATCCCGGTACGCGAGCGCAAGTTTTTGTAGACGTTCTTCACGAGCCGTTTGCATAGTACCTTCTCCTTTAGCGCGCTTTGTGAATTTCTTTTTCCGTGATATACGTTGGATCAATCTTTCGTGAGATGAACTCTAACGTTTTTCGACAGATCCAGTAGAACGGAATGACGATGATGATCAGACCGAGCAAAAAAGACGTGTTCGGTCGATCGGCTGCCCAGACAATTAGACCGGCAAGCGCTCCGTATTGTAAGATGCCGATCAGCACATGTACCTGATAGAGCCGTCTTGCTGAATCCTCTGATGTGTATTCTGCAACAAGCGCGAACCGCTTTCGTTGTAGTAACATGTCATAGCCAAAATACAATAACGGGACGATCATCGCGTAGACTGGTTTCTCGAGTGTGTTACTGAGCGCTAAGAATGCCGCAAGCATGACCCACATGCCGGTCTTCGTCTTCTGATGCATCTCTTCGTACAGCGCCGCCAAGGCATCCGTTTGTGTATGTACGTGTTCCATGATCATCCACCTCTCTATACTGTCATATACTTACATTTTACTAGATTGGTTTCATCTGTAGTACGATTTTCGAAAAAAAAAGACGTCCTACCGCTTAGGGTAAGACATCTTCCATGAAGACTACGCACTGACCTGAATGATCAGATAAATGACGCTATAGGCAACGATCGCGAGCGGTATCATCGCGACACCAATCAGCCAACCGTTTTTGTCGCGGATACCGAGATATAAGACGAGACACCCTACGATGAAGGCGATTAAGGTCGTGAACGGATTCATGGTTGTTCCCCCTCTGACTTGTTTCTGTTCTTAAAATTCCCCCTCTTCTCATCTCATAAACCCTTCAAGGCGCTTCGGCACGCAAGAAAAGCCAGACGGATTTCCGCCTGACTTCATCTTTTGTTCCTTATTTTTTCGTGATGACGACTGTTTTCGTAACAACGTGTCCACCGAGGTCCTTCAGTTTCAAGTTGTACGTGTTTTTCCCCTTCTTGAGTGTCACTTTTTTCGTGATTGTCTTTTTGAAGGCTTTCATCTCGTACGGCTCTTTGAACGTCCGGCGGTATTCCGCGCTACCGTTGAAGTCAAAGCGTAATTCGCTATAGTTATCGCGAAGAACGATCTTCATCTCAGCTGTTTTTGTTTTGCTTGAAACGGTTTTTGGTGCTGTGACGCGAATCGTCGGTAATTCTGTGTCGATGATGACTTGACGACTGAACGCCACACGGTTTCCTTTACCATCGTACGCTTCGACCTTGAATGACTTGACGCCATCCGTCGTATACGTCACGTCGTGGCTGAAAGCATAGTTTTGTTGAGCCGCATCGAAGCGAAGTTTGACAGATTTACCATTGATTTTGAACGATTTGATGCCTGATTCATCAGAGACGTGACCTGCGATGTTGATGACTTTTGATGTCGCAAGACCAAGTGCGACTGGTGTATCGATTTGAACGTTCGGTACCGCTTTATCGACACCTGTCGTGTTGACGTCTTTTTTCACACTGTTTCCTGCATAATCCTTCACGACGAAGGCAATCTTCGCGCGCTCTGGAAGATCCGTCAACGTGTACGCTTTTTCTGTTGCAGCAAGCGGTTGTTTCAAGACACTCTTACCATTGACGAGAATATCGTATGACGCGACACCTGTTCCTTGGTCACCTGCTGTCCACGAGAGCGTTGATTTTGACGCATCCCATTTCACGGTTGCGGCTGGTTTTTTCGTATCGACATAGACTGGGAAGAGGTTCGACTGCCATTTTGCATTCGGATAATCGATTACGGATTTGACTTTGTAGTAGTAAAGACCATCCTTGACCGGTTTCCCGTTGATCGTTCCGTCCCAAGCAGCGCTTGTGACTGGTGTGTATCCGTCCTCTGAACCGCTATCATAGTAGTTCTTGACGACGTCCGTTTGCGTATCGAGCTTCTGAAGCGTTGCTTTGTTCCGGTCAAGAATCGAGTACTCGACTTTTTTCGCATTACGGAGGAACGAGATGATCGGGAATGCTTCATCTGCGCTACCATCGTTGTTTGGTGAGAACGAGACTTTGTTCGCGACGACATCGCCCGCAGCATCTGCGCCGAGGAATTCGAAGTTATCCTTCACTTCTGTTGCTAGACCTGTCAAACCGTAGAACGTGTTGTCTTCATCGTATAATGGTGCGTCTAGAATCGGAGCTTGATCCCATTTTCCTTTGAAGCCAACGTAAGGAACCGTCAATTCTGGATTCTTACTCTTCGTATCGATCAGACGGACGAATCCTTCGACGAAGTAGCCGTTCTCAAAGACTTGTTCGAGCGGAAGTTCGTTTGCCCAGTCCGTTGTATCCTTCAGATCAACCGATACACTGACTTTCGTTGAGCTCTTCGGATTAATCGAGACCGAACTTGCTTTCTTCGAGCCAACTGCGAATGAGATCGGATATGTGCCTTTGTTTGCATCCACCGTACCGATCGTTCCCTTTTTAAAGATGCCGTTTGCTTCGAGGAAGTTTGATCCTTCTGCACCGAGATCTGATTGAACCGTTCCGGCTAACTTATATGTCACTTTTTCACTGCTGTAGTTTTTCAAATCAAGTGTGAACGTGAACTTCTCGCCGACTTCCTTCAAGGATGCCTTACCTTCACCTGACTTCGTCTCTGTGACGACGACTGGTGTCTTCATGGCAGCACGAAGATCCATCAATCCAGCTCCCTCACGACGTGGGGAGTAGAAGTTGCCTGTTTTTAGCTGCGCATTGTATTTTCCTTGATCGAGTTGCGGACGCGACGTGTTCATCAAGATGTTCTTCGCGAGCTTGACGCGTGTCGCACCATCGACTTTGAAGTCCTTCGCGATCCGTTGCATGACGAGTGCCGTTCCACCAGCGACGTGTGGTGCCGCCATCGATGTTCCACTCATGACACCATACTCGTTATCGTTGAGCGTCGAGTAGATTTTTCCACCTGGTGCCGTGATTTCTGGCTTGAAGTCAAGGCTTGGTGTGACACCCCAAGACGTGAAGTCAGACATTTGTCCTGCGACCGGGTTATCGGCTGAGACTGCTTTTCCGTCGAACGTGACAGCGATTGCCTTGCCCTCTTTTGCTTTTGCTTCAAGATCGTTTCCGTCTGCGATGCTGAGCGTGACGAGTGGAATCGTCGGATTGTTGAGCGCCAT encodes the following:
- a CDS encoding NAD(P)/FAD-dependent oxidoreductase; this encodes MREQELFDVTIIGGGPAGLYSTFYSGLRGMKTKLIEYQAELGGKLHVYPEKMIWDVGGQPPITGEKLMAQLVEQGLTFQPTVQLNEKIISIAKDVFGNFVLEAESGRIHYSKTVIVAVGGGILNPQKLKVEGAERFEVSNLNYTVKSIERFKGKTVIVSGGGNSAIDWANELEPVAKKVYVTYRRDCFSGHEAQVDQLVKSSAVCLLNTTIHKLIASPDHQRIASVELIDCQTEEIVEIPIDEVIINHGYEQDAALLDACDLDIARVDDFYIAGNAASESSVPGLYAAGDILSHDGKVHLISGAFQDAANAVNRAKRFIEPEAPKVAMVSSHNEVFKKRNRALIEERVNQQS
- a CDS encoding ABC transporter ATP-binding protein produces the protein MVRLATEEINIGYGDRPIVKDLSVQIPDRQITTIIGANGCGKSTLLKAMTRIIPHQSGRALLDGLDIAKESTKLLARKMAILPQTPESASGLTVAELVSYGRFPYQKGFGRLTKHDYEIIDWALEATDTMAFKHRPVDALSGGQRQRVWIAMALAQETDIIFLDEPTTYLDLAHQLEVLELLEHLNRTEGRTIVMVLHDLNQAARFADYIIAMKNGEVVKAGTCEEVIAKDVLQEVFHIDAEIGRDPRTNKPMCITYNLIKGD
- a CDS encoding iron-hydroxamate ABC transporter substrate-binding protein gives rise to the protein MKKLLLPVLLILTLVIAACGNTEKKDNAASGSKNETITYKSENGDIKVPANPKRVVVLAGFAGNVMALDVPVVGVDSWSKANPKFDKLKDVTEVSEENVEKIIELEPDLIIGYSTTKNLDKIKKIAPTVTYTYGKVDYLTQHIEIGKLLNKEQEARDWVKDFKTRAAAAGKDIKAKIGEDATVSVIESFDKQLYVFGDNWGRGTEILYQEMKLKMPDKVTKMALKDGYYALSPEVLPEYAGDYLVFSKSAEADNSFTKTDTFKNIPAVKNDRVFEVDSKEFYFNDPLTLERQLEFFKKSFLGA
- a CDS encoding FecCD family ABC transporter permease; protein product: MSAGRIPFGIKITLGLVLFFGMFWIAMTFGAADTTTREVWNALTFGPLNEKAKIVQEIRLPRELAAILVGAALGVSGAIMQAMTRNPLADPGLLGLTAGANAALALVIVLFPKIDYFGIMIACFVGAALGAALVFGIGASKKGGFSPLRIVLAGSAISAFLYAIAEGIGIYFKIAQDVSQWTSGGLVGSTWGQLQVITPVIAIGIVIAFIFSRQLTILSLSEEVALGLGQNIQRIKAVLYVVVILLAGAAVALVGNMAFIGLMIPHIVRAIVGTDYRFILPMTAIFGATFMLLADTIGRTLYAPYETPVIAIVSMLGLPFFLLIVRKGGRAFS
- a CDS encoding FecCD family ABC transporter permease; translation: MESRLRRRQQLTFWTLLALLIATLVVSIGLGPASLSYDRLLPTLLGNGSFKEEFVLYSLRLPRLLITVMAGMALALSGAILQGITRNELADPGIIGINTGAGVAVALFFLYFPTDVGSFIYLLPIAAFFGALVTATAIYLFSYDRIQGLQPIRLILTGVGFSMALSGIMVILISSTRREKVDFIAKWLAGNIWGTDWIFVYSLLPWLLVLIPLTFYKANKLNLLALNEPVAIGVGVAIEKERIQLLLTAVALAAAAVSVTGGISFIGLMAPHIARALVGPRHQFFLPIALLLGGWLLAFADTIGRNIAGPDGVPAGIVVALIGAPYFIYLLLKK
- a CDS encoding S8 family serine peptidase, which codes for MKKKIALMAAVLMTSSNLVSAQGALSSQDKATGQKPQALSLKKSGQEKNYKQSDKVRVVIEMEEKPAIQIAQAQNKRYSTLSNAEKESIKDRLVNVQKSVKSAIAKKAIPVTYKESFTTVINGFSGEVKFGDIEDIKQLSGVKSVHIAHEYARPEVAKGAKPDMLYSKDMVNAKETWQDYGFKGEGTIVAVIDTGIDPSHKDMVLSPETKIDLTSSKVDSAKETKGLKGKYFTEKVPYGYNYADHDSEIRDLGAGASMHGMHVAGTVGANGDEANGGIKGVAPETQLLAMKVFGNDPGMPSTFSDIYIKAIDDAIALGADVINMSLGSTASFVNADDPEQRAIVNAMNNGILCAISAGNSAFAGHGAGNPYTANPDIGVVGAPGLTSQALQVASLENTKLTLEGMALTIDGQDAGYLAYQKQDSPNPIAVFDKEKKDVVYVGDGQASNYEGKDVKGKVVFVVRNGGFNYGMIQAEAEKQGAAGVIVRGRVDHGDYVSMALNNPTIPLVTLSIADGNDLEAKAKEGKAIAVTFDGKAVSADNPVAGQMSDFTSWGVTPSLDFKPEITAPGGKIYSTLNDNEYGVMSGTSMAAPHVAGGTALVMQRIAKDFKVDGATRVKLAKNILMNTSRPQLDQGKYNAQLKTGNFYSPRREGAGLMDLRAAMKTPVVVTETKSGEGKASLKEVGEKFTFTLDLKNYSSEKVTYKLAGTVQSDLGAEGSNFLEANGIFKKGTIGTVDANKGTYPISFAVGSKKASSVSINPKSSTKVSVSVDLKDTTDWANELPLEQVFENGYFVEGFVRLIDTKSKNPELTVPYVGFKGKWDQAPILDAPLYDEDNTFYGLTGLATEVKDNFEFLGADAAGDVVANKVSFSPNNDGSADEAFPIISFLRNAKKVEYSILDRNKATLQKLDTQTDVVKNYYDSGSEDGYTPVTSAAWDGTINGKPVKDGLYYYKVKSVIDYPNAKWQSNLFPVYVDTKKPAATVKWDASKSTLSWTAGDQGTGVASYDILVNGKSVLKQPLAATEKAYTLTDLPERAKIAFVVKDYAGNSVKKDVNTTGVDKAVPNVQIDTPVALGLATSKVINIAGHVSDESGIKSFKINGKSVKLRFDAAQQNYAFSHDVTYTTDGVKSFKVEAYDGKGNRVAFSRQVIIDTELPTIRVTAPKTVSSKTKTAEMKIVLRDNYSELRFDFNGSAEYRRTFKEPYEMKAFKKTITKKVTLKKGKNTYNLKLKDLGGHVVTKTVVITKK